One Alkalibaculum bacchi DNA segment encodes these proteins:
- a CDS encoding Fe-S-containing hydro-lyase, producing MEKRINVPFTAEGAKELRTGDKVLISGVLYTARDAAHKRLVELIDKGEDLPIPLKNTIIYYVGPTPAKPQKPIGSAGPTTSYRMDSYAPKLLDLGLRGMIGKGIRSQEVIESMKKNKAVYFAAIGGAAALMAKSIIKSELVAYEDLGSEAIRRLEVKDLPVVVAIDSYGNNLYELGPTAYLENSRS from the coding sequence ATGGAAAAGAGAATAAATGTGCCTTTTACTGCTGAAGGAGCAAAAGAACTAAGAACTGGGGATAAGGTACTGATTTCGGGAGTTTTATACACTGCTAGGGATGCGGCACATAAAAGGCTTGTTGAACTTATAGATAAAGGAGAAGACCTTCCTATACCGCTAAAAAATACGATAATTTATTATGTAGGACCTACACCAGCTAAGCCACAAAAACCAATTGGCTCAGCAGGCCCAACAACCAGCTATAGGATGGATTCCTATGCTCCTAAACTTCTAGACTTAGGTTTAAGGGGTATGATTGGAAAGGGAATACGTTCTCAAGAAGTAATAGAATCTATGAAAAAAAACAAAGCCGTGTATTTTGCGGCAATTGGCGGAGCAGCAGCCTTAATGGCCAAATCGATTATTAAATCTGAGCTGGTAGCCTACGAAGACTTAGGTTCAGAGGCTATTAGAAGATTAGAAGTAAAAGATTTACCTGTCGTAGTAGCCATTGATAGCTACGGAAATAATCTGTATGAATTGGGGCCAACTGCTTATCTTGAAAACAGCCGAAGCTGA
- a CDS encoding APC family permease, translating into METLQKKYGLWTATSMVVGVVIGSGVFFKADDVLKMTNGNIYIALVAWILGAMAMVFGALVVSEFAQRIEKANGIVDYYERAYGKRMGYLMGWFNGILYYSPLSAILAWISATYTLVLFNVPQGDNSNATWVIAFIYIAIIYIMNYFAPVLAGKLQVTTTVIKLIPLGLIAIVGTIFGLRNGVLLEGFIGGAEEASNHMGSLSSAVVSTAFAFDGWISAVTINNEIKDAKKNLPRALVIGAIIVLIVYVSYFLGIVGVLGASTIIDLGDNAVNVASKALFGGPAGVLLSLFVVISCLGTLNGLIIACIRMPFSLAIRGQGPMPKLLSKVNKRTQMPTYSVIYSFALSCIYLFIWYGSLNNLFGRYIAIDEIPIVLIYGFYILLHIWYMIHFRDLKPIRRYIIPILAIFGSSIIVYGGITNPSIGFYLIISITIILFGLLFYGEQNV; encoded by the coding sequence GTGGAAACTCTACAAAAAAAATACGGACTTTGGACGGCTACTTCTATGGTTGTTGGAGTAGTAATTGGTTCAGGCGTCTTTTTTAAAGCCGATGATGTATTAAAAATGACAAATGGAAATATTTATATAGCTTTAGTTGCATGGATACTAGGAGCTATGGCCATGGTTTTTGGAGCTTTAGTTGTTTCAGAATTTGCTCAGAGAATAGAAAAAGCCAATGGAATCGTAGATTATTACGAGAGGGCATATGGAAAGCGAATGGGTTATTTAATGGGCTGGTTTAATGGTATTTTATATTACTCGCCTTTATCTGCTATTTTAGCATGGATTTCAGCCACGTACACATTAGTTCTATTTAATGTACCACAAGGAGACAATTCAAATGCCACTTGGGTCATAGCATTTATTTATATAGCAATAATTTACATTATGAATTATTTTGCACCGGTTTTAGCTGGGAAACTTCAAGTGACTACTACTGTAATAAAATTAATTCCTCTTGGTTTAATCGCTATAGTGGGAACCATATTTGGATTAAGAAATGGAGTTTTATTAGAAGGTTTCATAGGAGGTGCTGAAGAAGCTAGTAATCATATGGGTTCCTTATCTTCTGCTGTTGTATCTACAGCTTTTGCTTTTGATGGATGGATTTCAGCAGTTACAATTAACAATGAAATAAAAGATGCTAAGAAAAATTTACCTAGAGCTCTTGTTATAGGGGCAATCATTGTTTTAATAGTATATGTCAGCTATTTTTTAGGTATTGTTGGAGTGCTTGGGGCATCTACTATTATTGACTTAGGCGACAATGCAGTAAATGTGGCTTCAAAGGCATTATTTGGTGGTCCTGCAGGCGTATTATTATCTTTATTTGTGGTCATATCTTGTTTAGGTACATTGAACGGCTTGATCATAGCTTGTATTCGTATGCCTTTTTCTCTTGCTATAAGGGGACAAGGTCCTATGCCTAAATTGCTTTCAAAGGTAAATAAAAGAACGCAAATGCCGACTTATTCAGTAATTTATTCTTTTGCTTTGTCTTGTATCTATTTATTTATTTGGTACGGTAGCCTCAATAATCTATTTGGAAGGTATATTGCCATTGATGAAATACCTATTGTTCTCATATATGGTTTTTATATTTTATTGCATATTTGGTATATGATTCATTTTAGAGATTTAAAACCTATTAGAAGATATATTATTCCTATATTAGCTATATTTGGTTCTAGTATCATTGTCTATGGAGGAATTACAAATCCCAGCATAGGTTTTTATCTTATAATATCCATAACCATTATTTTGTTTGGATTGCTATTTTATGGGGAACAAAATGTATAA
- the mscL gene encoding large conductance mechanosensitive channel protein MscL, translating into MWKEFKEFAVKGNMIDLAVGVVVGGAFGKIVTSLVTDIITPLVGLLLGNVDLSNLFLTLGPGNFKTMKQAKDAGVATLNYGLFLNNVIDFLIIAFSIFIVIKQLNRFKRKEVEEEVAVTTKACDYCYSEIHIDAKRCPHCTSELN; encoded by the coding sequence ATGTGGAAAGAATTTAAAGAATTTGCTGTAAAGGGAAATATGATTGATTTAGCTGTGGGTGTCGTTGTTGGTGGTGCCTTTGGAAAAATAGTAACATCGTTAGTTACTGATATCATTACGCCCTTAGTGGGATTATTATTAGGAAATGTTGATTTATCTAATTTGTTTTTAACCTTAGGACCAGGAAACTTCAAAACTATGAAACAAGCCAAAGATGCAGGTGTGGCTACTTTAAATTATGGACTATTTTTAAATAATGTTATTGATTTCTTAATTATTGCCTTTTCCATCTTTATCGTTATAAAACAGCTTAATCGATTTAAACGAAAAGAAGTTGAAGAAGAAGTCGCTGTCACTACAAAGGCCTGTGATTACTGTTATAGTGAGATACATATAGATGCGAAGCGATGTCCTCATTGTACATCCGAGTTGAATTAA
- a CDS encoding FMN-binding protein — translation MKKFLVLFLAGLLVITFIGCGAEKEEPATEPDTNQEQPKEEPTEETALDGVTTPESAADGTYTAEGKADDYGWTPFVTLEIAGGKITTVDFDYKNGDALKSEDEEYNTSMESAVGTKPETYLPEYEAALVESQDVTEVDSISGATQSYSEFVKLAQEALGKAVEK, via the coding sequence ATGAAAAAGTTTTTAGTTTTATTTTTAGCAGGTTTATTAGTTATTACATTTATTGGATGTGGTGCTGAGAAAGAAGAACCAGCTACTGAACCAGATACAAATCAAGAACAACCTAAGGAGGAGCCTACAGAAGAGACAGCATTAGATGGGGTTACTACACCAGAAAGTGCAGCGGATGGTACTTACACAGCAGAAGGTAAAGCTGATGATTATGGTTGGACTCCATTTGTTACTTTAGAAATTGCTGGTGGTAAAATTACAACTGTAGACTTTGACTACAAAAATGGGGATGCATTAAAATCAGAGGATGAGGAATACAACACAAGCATGGAATCTGCAGTAGGAACAAAACCAGAAACATACTTACCAGAATATGAAGCAGCTTTAGTAGAATCCCAAGATGTTACAGAAGTAGACAGCATTTCAGGAGCAACCCAATCTTACAGTGAGTTTGTTAAATTAGCACAAGAAGCATTAGGAAAAGCAGTAGAAAAATAA
- the gshAB gene encoding bifunctional glutamate--cysteine ligase GshA/glutathione synthetase GshB → MMEVNIKGLELSTQIMIEESLRRGIHVEIIDQKENLIRLEKEGKVEYIQQATKTSADSYIVVLLMENKQVTKLLLKEQKMNVPHGVVIHSQEEAVQAYNEFEGLEIVVKPNSTNFGQGVVILDENRKVEDFKKAVDYALALDSTVLIEEFFKGKEYRFLVIGDELAAVVHRVPANVVGDGKHTIEELVEIKNRNPLRGKGYVTPLEKIQLGVVEEDFLLKQNLTEKSILDKDVTVYLRENSNVSTGGDTIDYTDEMHPGYKEIAIKAAKALNAKICGIDIILKDCKEAPTEDNYCIIELNFNPALHMHDFPFEGKNRRVEEKVLDLLGF, encoded by the coding sequence ATGATGGAAGTGAATATAAAAGGATTAGAACTATCTACTCAAATTATGATTGAGGAATCTTTAAGGCGAGGTATTCATGTTGAAATTATAGATCAAAAAGAAAATCTCATTCGATTAGAAAAAGAAGGAAAAGTAGAATATATTCAACAGGCGACGAAGACTTCTGCAGACAGCTATATTGTTGTACTACTTATGGAGAATAAACAGGTCACAAAATTGCTCCTTAAAGAACAAAAGATGAATGTACCCCATGGTGTAGTGATTCATTCTCAAGAAGAGGCTGTACAGGCATATAATGAGTTTGAAGGGCTAGAGATTGTAGTAAAGCCAAATTCCACAAACTTTGGACAAGGAGTAGTCATACTAGATGAAAATCGAAAGGTAGAAGATTTTAAAAAAGCTGTAGATTATGCTCTTGCATTAGATAGTACAGTTTTAATTGAAGAATTTTTTAAAGGTAAGGAATATCGATTTTTAGTTATTGGAGATGAATTAGCGGCAGTAGTCCACCGGGTGCCTGCAAATGTAGTCGGCGATGGAAAACACACGATTGAAGAATTAGTAGAAATAAAAAATCGAAACCCTCTTAGAGGCAAAGGATATGTGACACCTTTAGAAAAAATTCAACTAGGAGTAGTAGAAGAGGATTTTTTACTCAAACAAAATTTAACGGAAAAATCTATTTTAGATAAAGATGTGACTGTTTATTTGAGAGAAAACTCAAATGTCAGTACTGGTGGAGATACTATAGATTATACAGACGAAATGCACCCAGGCTATAAAGAGATTGCTATAAAAGCTGCAAAAGCTCTAAATGCTAAGATATGTGGCATCGATATTATTCTTAAAGATTGTAAAGAAGCACCCACAGAAGATAATTACTGTATTATTGAACTAAACTTCAATCCAGCTCTTCACATGCATGATTTTCCATTTGAAGGAAAGAATAGACGTGTCGAGGAGAAGGTTTTGGATTTGTTGGGATTTTAG
- the proC gene encoding pyrroline-5-carboxylate reductase, with product MNKKIGFIGCGNMARAMISGIVHSKFIEPSTIYASNSSSGKLNQIRDDFCICTTDDNLKIAKECDVVVLSVKPHLYGKVIDQIKDFIKEEAIVVMIAAGQKIEDNEKRFNRKIKLVRAMPNTPALVNEGMTAISVNTLVTDEDKRFIQSMFECFGKIEFVEERLMDAVTGVSGSSPAYTYMFIEALADGAVLHGMPRKQAYTFAAQAVLGAAKMILETGTHPGALKDAVSSPGGTTIEAVASLEKSGFRSAVIEAVIACVEKSKNMN from the coding sequence ATGAATAAAAAAATTGGCTTTATAGGCTGTGGTAATATGGCTAGAGCTATGATTAGCGGAATCGTACACTCAAAATTTATTGAACCATCTACTATTTATGCTTCTAACTCTTCCTCTGGGAAATTGAATCAAATTAGGGATGATTTTTGCATTTGTACTACAGACGACAATTTAAAAATTGCTAAGGAATGTGATGTAGTCGTTCTATCAGTAAAACCCCATCTATATGGGAAAGTCATTGATCAAATCAAAGATTTTATAAAAGAAGAAGCAATAGTAGTTATGATCGCTGCTGGACAAAAAATCGAGGACAATGAAAAACGATTTAATCGCAAAATAAAACTAGTAAGAGCTATGCCTAACACTCCTGCTCTTGTCAATGAAGGGATGACTGCTATCAGTGTAAATACTCTTGTTACAGATGAAGATAAAAGATTTATACAGTCTATGTTTGAATGCTTTGGAAAGATAGAGTTTGTAGAAGAAAGATTGATGGATGCTGTAACTGGAGTAAGTGGTTCTTCACCAGCTTATACCTATATGTTTATCGAAGCACTCGCCGATGGTGCAGTACTACATGGTATGCCTAGAAAACAAGCTTATACCTTTGCTGCTCAAGCTGTCCTTGGAGCTGCTAAGATGATATTAGAAACTGGTACACACCCAGGAGCATTAAAAGATGCAGTCAGTTCCCCAGGAGGTACAACCATCGAAGCCGTAGCCAGCCTAGAAAAAAGCGGCTTTCGCTCTGCGGTCATTGAGGCTGTAATTGCTTGTGTAGAAAAATCAAAAAACATGAATTAG
- a CDS encoding P-II family nitrogen regulator, with amino-acid sequence MISSKYNLCCVIIDYGLGSKVLKLAKDLSVSGGTIFLGKGSAKNHLLEWFDLTDIRKEIVLFLAEEHVAENVLDAINKKFKFCKPNHGIAFCSPLEDIVGSRSCHVDKIKESRGSDDIMYKAIFTIVDRGNAESVIDAAEKAGSQGGTIINARGSGVHEKSTLFAMTVEPEKEIVLILSEKDKTEAIVESIKNEIKLENPGNGILFILDTISTYGIFKDN; translated from the coding sequence GTGATTTCTAGTAAATACAATTTATGTTGCGTAATCATAGATTACGGATTAGGCAGCAAAGTATTAAAGTTGGCTAAAGATCTAAGTGTTTCTGGTGGTACTATTTTTTTAGGAAAAGGCTCTGCAAAAAATCACTTATTGGAATGGTTTGATCTTACAGATATCCGAAAAGAAATTGTGCTTTTTCTCGCCGAAGAACATGTGGCTGAAAATGTACTGGATGCTATAAATAAAAAATTTAAATTTTGCAAACCTAATCATGGTATCGCTTTTTGTTCTCCTTTAGAAGACATTGTAGGTTCAAGGAGTTGCCATGTTGATAAAATTAAAGAAAGCAGAGGTTCTGATGATATTATGTATAAGGCTATTTTTACTATTGTAGATCGAGGCAATGCAGAATCCGTCATAGATGCAGCAGAGAAAGCGGGATCACAAGGGGGCACTATTATCAACGCAAGAGGTTCTGGCGTACACGAAAAAAGCACTTTATTTGCAATGACTGTCGAACCTGAAAAAGAAATTGTATTAATATTATCCGAAAAAGATAAGACAGAAGCTATCGTCGAATCCATAAAAAATGAGATCAAACTAGAAAACCCAGGAAATGGCATTCTCTTTATACTTGATACCATCTCTACATATGGAATCTTTAAAGACAACTGA
- a CDS encoding DUF1538 domain-containing protein — MNILYEKFKEVSFTVLPVTILVVILNFTITPIDHILMYRFLLGALLIIIGMSIFLVGTDIGISPLGSLLGSTVTKTNKTAIVIFSGILLGFIISVAEPDLHILAGQVQDATGGATSKINIVMIVSIGVALLLSTGLFRIIRNLKLNRLLTIIYGVIFILTLFTSPEFLAISFDASGATTGALTVPFMLALGLGVSSLKAGKNSEDDSFGLVGVTSTGAILSVMIFRFFAKSKDSTIEASTIVAKEINSSIFRPFLEQIPHMVKEMFIALLPLVIIFLIFNAISFRLSKKKFGKIVKGFAYTYIGLILFQTGVNAGFMEVGKVVGHSIASLDNDLIVIAIGFILGLVVILAEPAVHVLTEQIEDVTSGSIKRKVILFTLSIGVAFAVSLSMVRIVVPGLQLWHFLLPGYLISIFLSYKVPSLFVGIAFDSGGVASGPMTATFVLAFAQGAAEAIDGANVLVDGFGVIAMVAMTPLIALQILGLIYKIKSVKKDVDG, encoded by the coding sequence ATTAATATTTTATACGAAAAGTTTAAGGAAGTTTCTTTTACTGTTTTACCTGTCACTATATTAGTTGTTATTTTAAATTTTACTATTACACCCATTGATCACATATTAATGTATCGATTTTTATTAGGTGCTTTGCTTATCATCATTGGTATGTCTATTTTTTTAGTTGGTACGGATATCGGGATTTCCCCATTGGGTTCTCTTCTTGGTTCCACAGTAACTAAAACCAATAAGACTGCTATCGTCATTTTTTCAGGGATTTTGCTAGGGTTTATTATTTCCGTGGCAGAACCAGACTTACATATATTAGCAGGTCAAGTTCAGGATGCAACTGGAGGCGCAACCTCAAAAATAAATATAGTTATGATTGTATCCATTGGTGTTGCTCTATTGCTTTCAACAGGATTATTTCGAATTATTAGAAATCTCAAATTAAATAGATTGCTGACAATTATTTATGGAGTCATCTTTATCTTAACTTTATTTACCTCACCTGAATTCCTTGCCATATCTTTTGACGCTTCTGGAGCAACTACCGGTGCTCTAACAGTGCCCTTTATGTTAGCATTAGGCTTAGGGGTTTCTTCCTTAAAAGCTGGTAAGAACTCAGAAGATGATAGCTTTGGATTAGTTGGAGTCACTTCTACTGGAGCAATCTTGTCCGTTATGATTTTTCGTTTTTTTGCAAAATCAAAGGATTCTACCATTGAAGCCAGCACCATAGTAGCGAAGGAAATAAACAGTTCTATCTTTCGACCCTTTTTAGAGCAAATCCCACATATGGTGAAGGAGATGTTTATCGCCCTACTTCCATTAGTGATTATATTCCTTATATTCAATGCAATCTCTTTTAGATTATCTAAGAAGAAGTTTGGAAAAATAGTAAAAGGTTTTGCTTATACCTATATTGGACTAATATTATTCCAAACAGGCGTAAATGCAGGCTTTATGGAAGTTGGTAAAGTAGTAGGTCATTCTATTGCATCTCTTGACAACGACCTAATTGTAATTGCAATTGGATTTATTCTAGGTTTAGTAGTCATCTTAGCTGAGCCAGCTGTACACGTTCTTACGGAACAAATAGAAGATGTTACTAGTGGTTCTATTAAGAGAAAAGTTATACTATTTACATTATCTATTGGTGTAGCATTTGCCGTATCTCTATCCATGGTGAGAATTGTGGTGCCAGGCCTACAATTATGGCACTTTTTACTGCCTGGATACCTTATATCCATATTTTTATCTTATAAAGTACCTAGTTTATTCGTAGGTATTGCCTTTGACTCAGGGGGAGTAGCTTCTGGTCCTATGACTGCTACCTTTGTCTTAGCCTTTGCTCAAGGTGCTGCAGAGGCAATTGATGGAGCTAATGTTCTAGTAGATGGTTTTGGTGTTATTGCAATGGTTGCAATGACTCCTCTCATTGCATTACAAATATTAGGGTTAATTTATAAAATAAAATCAGTAAAGAAGGATGTGGACGGATAG
- a CDS encoding cold shock domain-containing protein, which produces MNGTVKWFNGDKGFGFITSEEGNDVFVHYSQIQKDGYKTLAEGERVSFDVVEGAKGPQAENVVSL; this is translated from the coding sequence ATGAACGGAACAGTAAAATGGTTCAACGGAGACAAAGGATTTGGTTTTATCACTTCAGAAGAAGGAAATGATGTGTTTGTACATTATTCACAAATTCAAAAAGATGGTTACAAAACTTTAGCTGAAGGCGAAAGAGTTTCTTTCGACGTAGTTGAAGGCGCTAAAGGCCCACAAGCAGAAAACGTAGTAAGCCTATAA
- a CDS encoding catalase: protein MEDKKKLTTVAGAPVADNQDVMTAGPRGPMFLQDVWFLEKLAHFDREVIPERRMHAKGSGAFGTFTVTNDITNYTRASIFSEVGKQTEMFVRFSTVAGERGAADAERDIRGFAMKFYTEEGNWDLVGNNTPVFFFRDPLKFPDLNHAVKRDPRTNMRSANNNWDFWSSLPEALHQVTITMSDRGIPYSYRHMHGFGSHTYSMINADNERVWVKFHMICEQGIKNLSDEEAAEIVGKDRESHQKDLFENIEKGNFPRWTMKIQVMTEEQANNMPYNPFDLTKVWYKGDFPLIEVGFMELNKNPDNYFRDVEQAAFNPANVVPGISFSPDRMLQGRLFSYGDAQRYRLGVNHHQIPVNSPRGAKYVNSYHRDGQMRVDDNQGGKLHYEPNTYGQWQEQPEYKEPLLKLYGDADRWNFREDDDDYYTQPGKLFRLMSPEQQQVLFENTARNMGDSEKHIKIRHIENCYKADSAYGEGVARELGISIKKDLSHLGAAE, encoded by the coding sequence ATGGAAGATAAGAAAAAACTCACTACCGTAGCAGGCGCTCCCGTCGCAGATAATCAAGATGTTATGACTGCTGGTCCTAGAGGTCCTATGTTTTTACAAGATGTGTGGTTTCTAGAAAAATTAGCTCATTTTGACCGAGAAGTAATCCCCGAGAGGAGAATGCATGCAAAGGGCTCTGGTGCTTTTGGTACTTTTACAGTTACAAATGATATTACTAACTATACTAGAGCAAGTATTTTCTCAGAAGTAGGAAAACAAACAGAGATGTTTGTGCGTTTCTCTACTGTTGCAGGAGAAAGAGGCGCTGCTGATGCAGAGCGAGACATTCGCGGCTTTGCAATGAAATTTTATACAGAAGAAGGAAATTGGGACTTAGTCGGCAACAATACCCCAGTTTTTTTCTTTAGAGATCCTTTAAAATTTCCTGACTTAAATCACGCTGTTAAAAGAGACCCTCGCACAAATATGCGAAGTGCTAACAACAATTGGGACTTTTGGTCATCCCTTCCTGAAGCTCTTCATCAGGTTACTATCACTATGAGTGATCGAGGAATTCCATATTCTTACCGACATATGCACGGATTTGGAAGTCATACATATAGCATGATTAATGCTGACAACGAAAGAGTATGGGTTAAATTTCATATGATATGTGAGCAAGGCATAAAGAACTTATCCGATGAAGAAGCTGCAGAAATTGTCGGAAAAGACCGAGAAAGTCATCAAAAGGACTTATTTGAGAACATAGAAAAGGGTAACTTCCCTCGCTGGACCATGAAAATACAAGTAATGACAGAAGAACAAGCAAATAACATGCCTTATAATCCATTTGATTTAACAAAGGTATGGTATAAAGGCGACTTCCCTCTAATTGAAGTAGGATTTATGGAATTAAATAAGAATCCAGATAACTACTTTAGAGACGTAGAACAAGCTGCTTTTAACCCTGCAAATGTTGTGCCAGGCATTAGTTTCTCACCTGACAGAATGTTGCAAGGTCGACTATTCTCCTATGGAGATGCACAAAGATATCGACTTGGTGTAAATCACCATCAAATACCTGTAAATTCACCTAGAGGTGCAAAATACGTAAACAGTTACCATAGGGATGGGCAAATGAGAGTAGATGACAATCAGGGTGGCAAATTACATTACGAGCCAAACACTTATGGGCAATGGCAGGAACAACCAGAATACAAAGAGCCTTTACTTAAATTATACGGTGATGCAGATCGATGGAATTTTAGAGAAGATGACGATGACTACTACACACAACCTGGTAAATTATTTAGATTAATGAGCCCAGAGCAACAACAAGTTTTATTTGAAAACACAGCAAGAAATATGGGCGATAGCGAAAAGCACATTAAAATTAGACATATAGAAAACTGTTACAAGGCAGATTCAGCTTACGGCGAAGGAGTCGCAAGAGAATTAGGTATTTCTATAAAAAAAGACCTTTCTCATTTAGGTGCAGCAGAATAG
- a CDS encoding CCA tRNA nucleotidyltransferase, translating to MNILLPKEITYALETIQQAGFEAFIVGGCVRDIFIGREVHDFDITTNALPSQILQLFSSFTVLETGIKHGTLTVVINHMPIEITTYRIDGTYTDHRRPDGVLFTKSLMEDLKRRDFTMNALAYNPKTGIIDYFNGKEDIYNKIIRTVGSPDERFTEDGLRIMRALRFSAVLGFQIEEDTKKSIHTYKDKLKYISIERITSEFSKMICGQYVEEVLLEFWDIIDVIIPELSIQSKDDPAYKLSVKTLVNTPPILYLRMATLLHSISKQAILSYEKEENIDNNHSSEKSAFIVKKILQDMRFDKETTNRVYTLIFYYDLDLIEDKPYIKKWMNKLTPKVLKELLQLRRAKSLSQNSKDDKELGKISTINYLIDEIIASKSCYSIKGLAINGQDLIKAGIPQGKLIGEILQKILEEVIEEKVDNNKKDLLHLAKHMYGEGGQQICDLHRSEQ from the coding sequence ATGAATATCCTATTGCCAAAAGAAATTACATATGCACTAGAAACAATCCAGCAGGCAGGCTTTGAGGCCTTTATCGTTGGTGGATGTGTTCGTGATATTTTTATTGGGAGAGAAGTTCACGATTTTGATATTACTACTAATGCATTACCCTCACAAATTCTTCAATTATTTTCTTCTTTTACAGTGCTTGAAACAGGTATAAAACATGGTACCCTTACTGTAGTCATCAATCATATGCCAATAGAAATTACGACTTATCGAATTGATGGCACCTATACAGATCATCGTCGTCCAGATGGAGTCCTTTTTACAAAGAGCTTAATGGAAGACTTAAAGCGAAGAGACTTTACTATGAATGCCCTAGCTTATAACCCCAAAACAGGTATAATCGATTATTTCAATGGTAAGGAAGATATATATAATAAAATCATTCGGACTGTAGGGAGTCCAGATGAGAGATTTACAGAAGATGGACTCAGGATCATGAGGGCATTACGTTTTTCTGCTGTATTAGGGTTTCAAATTGAGGAGGATACGAAAAAGAGCATACATACTTATAAAGATAAACTGAAATACATTTCAATAGAGCGGATTACTTCAGAGTTTTCTAAGATGATTTGTGGTCAATATGTAGAAGAAGTTCTTCTAGAATTCTGGGATATAATAGACGTAATCATCCCTGAATTATCGATACAATCAAAGGATGATCCTGCATACAAACTTTCCGTAAAAACTCTTGTTAATACACCACCTATCTTGTATCTACGAATGGCAACTCTACTTCACAGTATAAGTAAGCAAGCGATATTGTCTTATGAAAAAGAGGAAAATATAGATAATAATCATTCTTCAGAAAAAAGTGCCTTTATAGTAAAGAAAATACTTCAAGATATGCGCTTTGATAAGGAAACCACTAATAGAGTCTATACTCTAATTTTCTATTATGATTTAGATTTAATTGAAGATAAACCCTATATAAAAAAGTGGATGAATAAACTAACACCTAAAGTCCTAAAAGAACTATTACAACTAAGAAGGGCAAAGTCCCTCTCTCAAAATTCTAAAGATGATAAGGAATTAGGTAAAATTAGTACAATTAACTATTTGATAGATGAGATTATTGCGAGTAAAAGCTGTTATTCTATAAAAGGCTTAGCAATTAATGGACAAGATCTAATAAAAGCAGGAATCCCACAAGGTAAATTAATAGGTGAAATACTACAGAAGATTTTGGAAGAGGTTATTGAGGAAAAAGTGGATAATAACAAGAAAGACTTGCTTCATTTAGCGAAGCATATGTATGGAGAAGGTGGTCAGCAAATATGCGACTTACATCGTAGTGAACAATGA